The Shewanella pealeana ATCC 700345 genome contains the following window.
TCCATAAACCTCACACCAAGCTGTAACATACATATCACAACTGAAACAATCAATGCTCCCCCTTCTTTATAAATCAAATAATTAGCCATCCCACACAATACTATTTAGCAGCATCCGAGGAGTTCGAACGCAATGAGTCCTTAATCACAACGAACCTAGAGATAAAGCATAATGATTCAGCAGAGGTAGGTTCAGTCGTTAGTGATGTGATTGATGTGATTGATGTGATTGATATGGTTGATATGGTTGATATGGTTGATATGGTTGATGCAAATATTAAGTAAGTACGGCTATATCAAGTAACCTTACCCAATGAGATAAGGTTACTTATAAAAGAAGCTTACCTGCAGGTAGAGCTATAGTGATTTAGCTCGATAAGACCGCGCAATATGATGCCATGGTAGCGAGCTTGAATCAGTTGGTAATCCATTTCAGGAGCAAAATAGTAGGTCACCTCTTCTGCGCCGCTCTGCTCCACCGGGATCAATGTAAGCTCACCCCATGGAGCAATGTTTTTGCTGATGGGGGTTTGCACGTAATATTGATACGGCTCTATCGCATCTGACGCTTGCCTAATTAGCCTAAATTGCTGCCGCCCTTGCAGTAGAAGTTCACGCATTTGAATGGCTAAGGTGTCGACATCTCGCAGCGCAATACTATCGGAGCGGTAAGTTTCAATATCACCATCAACATCGACCTCTGAAACGCGGCCATTATCACTAAAGCTTGCTCGCATGTCTCTGGCGCGAAACCCTGTTACTTTTTGATGAAATTGCTCGGTGATCCACTCATTACTGACATTCGACCAAGATAGCTCGGCTCTTTGCTGATACTGAGTGCCTATGCCTAAGATACTGGCCTTGCTGGTTGAGGTCACCACCGCCGTTTTGCCACGCCAAGTCTCGGTGCGGCTCATGGTGCCTGTATGTATGCCACTAAGATAAATATCGTAGTCGGCACTGCGGCTACACTGTTGTTGCTGTGCTAGCTCTTGCTGAGCTAACTCTTGCTGCGCTAGCTGCGTTAACTCTTGAGAGTTAGCTTCGGTGGCTAATGCATGATTAGCCACAAAGAGCGCAGATATTAGGCCTATCATTCTCATCGCGAACTTAGACATAAAAACCAATAAACCTTTCATGGTTAGAATACTTCGTTCACATTGAGGTAGAAGTTAGTCTCGTTTTCACCCACACCAATATCTAGGCGTAAATTAATATTATCTTTGATTTTAAAGCGGAATCCTGTGCCGTAAGAGGTCAACAACTCTTCGTTTAAATCACTCACCTTGGAGGCCACACTACCTACGCCGCCCCAAAACACCATGCCGTAACGCTGGAAGATGGGTAAACGATATTCCACTTGGCCCATCATCATCTGCTTGTCACGGTAACGGCCTTTGATGTAACCACGCATCGCACCTGAGCCGCCAAGATCAGGCAACATGTTCCAAGGCACATCGCCTTCGGTAAAATGGCCCTGTACTTGCCATGCAATCAGCCCTGGCGCAGAGCTCAGTAAGGAAGTTGAGCTTAAGTCGATATAATTGGCGAGTTCGAGATCGTAAGTCGAGAAACTTGAGTACTCATCGTTTTGATACAGACCCGCATCGATCTGAAATAACCAACCTTTGGTGGCATTTAAGCGGTAATCACGAGAGTCATAGATGCTGGTTACCACCACACCCGAACTAAAATTATTCGGCAAAATATCCGCAGAATCCACAGGCAGCCCTGTGTCAACTAACTCTAACTTTTCAGCACTGGCGTAGGTAAAGTCAGCCCCAATACCGAGAAAATAGTTATCGGCCACTTCCGTCATCCAGCGGGGTTTAAAGCTGTATAACTGCTCTTCAAACTCATGATGATTGGCGTCGATATTGCCTTGTGCTATGCCTTGACCATAATAAACTGCCGCTTCGTTATGAAGCTCTAGCCCCAGCTGTAAACGCTGCTTACCGCCGTTGAAGAAGGTCATATTTTCCACTTCGACACCGTAAGAATTATTCATTGAAACAAATGAATTCAATACCAATGATGAAGGCTGCTCCTCGCTCGCTGCACCGTCGGTTTTATATAACCCCACCATCAACAGACCCACGCCAAACTTCTTCTCCGGCGTGTAATAAGCCGTTGGTAAGTAGCTCATGTCGATAGGCTTGCTCTGGTCAAACTCACCATCGGCACCAAACACAGACAAGATGTCGTCGACCCAAGTCGGCTGCATATCTTTAGGAGTGTCAAATAGAGGCTCGACTGCGACGGCCAGATTGGAAAAAGCGC
Protein-coding sequences here:
- a CDS encoding BamA/TamA family outer membrane protein; protein product: MKRILLLTLCAFSNLAVAVEPLFDTPKDMQPTWVDDILSVFGADGEFDQSKPIDMSYLPTAYYTPEKKFGVGLLMVGLYKTDGAASEEQPSSLVLNSFVSMNNSYGVEVENMTFFNGGKQRLQLGLELHNEAAVYYGQGIAQGNIDANHHEFEEQLYSFKPRWMTEVADNYFLGIGADFTYASAEKLELVDTGLPVDSADILPNNFSSGVVVTSIYDSRDYRLNATKGWLFQIDAGLYQNDEYSSFSTYDLELANYIDLSSTSLLSSAPGLIAWQVQGHFTEGDVPWNMLPDLGGSGAMRGYIKGRYRDKQMMMGQVEYRLPIFQRYGMVFWGGVGSVASKVSDLNEELLTSYGTGFRFKIKDNINLRLDIGVGENETNFYLNVNEVF